GAGCACTACTTTTTCATACGGCTTACCTGTAATATCGTTGATGAGGTTGGGAATAGTGTTGATCGCCTTCTTATACGGCTCAATACTCACCGCCTGATGCCCCGTATCCTCCAGCGCAGCGATTTCCTTCTTCCCGATCCAGACCCAGCGGCTGACCTTATCCCATTCCACCGTCTGGCCCAAGCCTTCACTTACTAACCGCAGCGGTACAAAAGTACGGTTTTGCTTCAAAATAATCTTCGTTTCGTATGTTTTGGTCTGTCCGTCCACAGTAGCGGTGTTTTGTCCGACTGTCATGTTAACAGCATGTGTATCATTTTTGATTGACACGGCTAATAGACCGTCTGTTTTCTCCCAACCTACCTTGGCCCCCAGCGCCTCGGATACAAAACGAATGGGAACCATCACGTAATCATTACTATCCTGAAAAGGCTTAGCATCCGGGAACTGTATCTTTTTCGCGTTTAACAAGACCTCAATCGGTTGGGAGCTGCTGGCCGCCTCTGTCGTTGGCATTGTACTTGTCGCGCCCCATAGCAACGTAACCGTAGTCAAACTCAGCATCCATTTTTTTATACTCATCTCTCTATCCCCTTTGTCTGCTTATACTCCAAACTATGTATATCAACCCTGCTCTCATAGACTTATCGCATCCCCACTTTCGGAAAATAATGGATTCCAACTTATTTATTATATGGTTTCCCTATTACAAAATCTATAAGGAAAACTTCTAAATATATAGACATTCTAAAAAAGCCATATCATATCTATATCAACCGAACTCGAAAAATGAATATAAAAACAGAGTAGGCGGAATAGTGCTAAACCAACAAAAAAGGGCTGCTTCTCCCTAGTTAAGGAAGAAACAGCCCGTGTGCTTCACGCGCAAATGACTATGAATAAATCAGTTCATATAATAATCGATGTTCCAACATCATCCAATATTTCCTCTATCATAAATCATGGTCGACTAAAAATCAAACGTTATTTTTACTCGCAAAACATCTCAAATGACATCTATCCAATACTAACCTTCAGCCAATACGATCTCGTTCAGTGCGAACGGTCTTGCTTTCATATGTGCTTTGGCTTTAAGCGTCATCTTCCGTTCCTCCTTTAAGGCGGGGATGTAAAAAAAGCAAGCGCATATTAGGCATAACGAGCGATTATACGCCGCTGCCGCAGGTTTGCTCCCACTGCTGGTACAGCTGCGTTCGCGCCTCTGTAATGCCGGGATGAAACTGAATCAGCGCGTGCTTCCGTGTAAAATCGACCTCACGGATCGCCTCCTGCACCCGCTGTTCCCCCTTGGCTCCGCCGAGCCCGGCGGCGTGGACCATGGAAGCGGCGGCTAATCGGCCTTGGGCCATGGCGACCAGCCCGCTTTCGATGCCGGTAATATTGCCGGCAACGTACAGCCCTTTGAGCGAGGTTTCCATTCGCTCACCATGCAGTGGAACATGCCCGCCCAGCTCGGGGCTGTACACGAATTTGCACCCGGCTACCGCCGCCAGCTCGGCGAGCGGATACAGTCCGCCGCTCAGCGCCACGAAGTCGGCGGGTTCGACGCGCTCGCTGCCGGGTATAGGCGAGCCGTCCGGTTTAACGTGGACCAAGGTCACGGATTCGACCCGGTCCTGCCCGTTGACGGACAGCAC
This DNA window, taken from Paenibacillus kribbensis, encodes the following:
- a CDS encoding stalk domain-containing protein, whose protein sequence is MSIKKWMLSLTTVTLLWGATSTMPTTEAASSSQPIEVLLNAKKIQFPDAKPFQDSNDYVMVPIRFVSEALGAKVGWEKTDGLLAVSIKNDTHAVNMTVGQNTATVDGQTKTYETKIILKQNRTFVPLRLVSEGLGQTVEWDKVSRWVWIGKKEIAALEDTGHQAVSIEPYKKAINTIPNLINDITGKPYEKVVLFKQSDLPIKLLHDIYSVEPYTSPKGVPYLRIRMKTNSTAGSIFYLTKNRDTRLRSPLREITQDNGDGTKMIYYPIYSSGDELFQGIKNYKSFKLQDIEYIAFDLASTEYIPMMLNPWKGN